A region from the Serinibacter arcticus genome encodes:
- a CDS encoding lipid II flippase MurJ, translating to MAAKQRGLAGAAAVMFSGTFVSRGLGFVRTAILAVAIASVGGASTAFTVANSLPNTIYMLLAGGVINAILVPQLVRAARAADGGRDYTNRLLTVAGVGLLVITALLTLGATLLVQLYGGDMRPEWLPVAYAFAFWCVPQVFFYGLYTLLGQVLNARGVFGPYMWAPTVNNVVAIIGLVAYLVIFGAMPPEQLAAAEFGADRVMLLAGMATLGVAAQALVLVVPLYRSGFRYRPAWGLKGLGGASRMAGWTFAALGAGQLGLIAVSRVASSAENVAATTPGMTADAIPGNFVYATAFMIFMLPQSLVVVSLMTAIFTRLSTKAAAKDGGGVRDDLSLGIRTVGVFTVPASVLLLVLSVPVARAITVGSASLDADAALGNTIWALALGIPALAMWSAVQRAYYAYEDARSLFWIQVAMAVVVAGGTLSSLLWLHPANWVPAAGVWISVSYGIGALVGFLGLRRRLPSLDGSRILLTHLRLTLAAVPMALLGGLAIGLWGADRGLVVSVVQLVVIGGAMGALYLWLAQRLGVTEIAFVTSRVASLARPLTARLRTMTGARRGAPRETTSTGEHRVVSTDSVTGGMLLADRFLVGEQITATATGVRRWTGHDSILERDVEVLSVSGDHADEMLDAARRAALVTDPRLPKVLRVGEYEGTGYVVLEPLGGTPLTDVLAHGPLTPDVARSVAGEVAGALEAGRRRGVHHGALTADSVTITSAGAVRVAGLGVDGAARGVSRSAGEAARADAESLVHLLRTMLGEKGDDAARAELLAAVPETVRTASNLVVALAPWRPVPPASALTAGQPGPTSTAAVATLGEDVDPEATHVADDDATSTPAPFDPEATHVAGSEDPASDEEIVEALSNKLVAEAGATGAPGVPGWAPTLAEGPSTGSFAAIDADAVPSSGPAAAGDGAVAAGAAGAGTGAAVAGGSGLGRTVRDWFRRLDAVIPAERHTSAASSAPIEPAPAGGSPGTDAAEGDRRAEAEPEPDVPVVPPDTSGWTVRPTGNLEAAPSTFSEALGDPATLAEAPPSSRHSSGAGDGAIAAFTSGLLSRVGARGEDDPAGTTATGSEREPDVSADHDDHHDDDVAAGTHVLPATTAGAAVTSRISEAAEAAEPTPVRGLERPEFRPVHPAQPADAPAPASIVEPTPAPRPAPKPTKQPKPTAQPKARPAADRPVSAARDADRYEVPDRRPPGRIPATPFVLVLVLAGVVWVCYLAVTSLFNAARGGSDEPAPSPSTTSTQTLLDDSTAGVVLALDAADADTDADITDDVAAPPSPADLPAGTTTPPNPLLIVGPPQR from the coding sequence ATGGCCGCCAAGCAGCGAGGCCTGGCGGGCGCCGCGGCCGTGATGTTCTCGGGGACGTTCGTCTCGCGGGGGCTCGGGTTCGTCCGGACGGCGATCCTCGCCGTCGCGATCGCGAGCGTCGGTGGGGCGAGCACCGCCTTCACGGTGGCCAACTCGCTGCCCAACACGATCTACATGCTGCTCGCCGGCGGCGTCATCAACGCGATCCTCGTGCCCCAGCTGGTGCGGGCCGCACGCGCGGCCGACGGCGGGCGCGACTACACCAACCGCCTGCTCACCGTCGCGGGTGTCGGCCTGCTCGTCATCACCGCACTCCTCACCCTCGGCGCGACCCTCCTGGTGCAGCTCTACGGCGGCGACATGCGCCCCGAGTGGCTCCCGGTCGCCTACGCCTTCGCGTTCTGGTGCGTGCCGCAGGTCTTCTTCTACGGGCTCTACACGCTGCTCGGCCAGGTGCTCAACGCGCGCGGCGTCTTCGGCCCCTACATGTGGGCGCCGACGGTCAACAACGTCGTCGCGATCATCGGGCTCGTCGCCTACCTCGTGATCTTCGGCGCGATGCCGCCGGAGCAGCTGGCGGCGGCGGAGTTCGGCGCCGATCGGGTGATGCTGCTGGCCGGGATGGCGACCCTCGGCGTCGCGGCGCAGGCCCTCGTGCTCGTGGTGCCGCTGTACCGCTCGGGCTTCCGCTACCGGCCGGCCTGGGGTCTGAAGGGCCTCGGCGGCGCGAGCCGCATGGCCGGGTGGACCTTCGCGGCGCTCGGCGCGGGGCAGCTCGGACTCATCGCCGTCTCGCGCGTCGCCTCGAGCGCGGAGAACGTGGCCGCGACGACGCCGGGCATGACCGCCGACGCGATCCCCGGCAACTTCGTCTACGCCACGGCGTTCATGATCTTCATGCTGCCGCAGTCCCTGGTGGTGGTCTCGCTGATGACGGCGATCTTCACGCGACTGTCCACCAAGGCGGCCGCCAAGGACGGTGGGGGCGTGCGCGACGACCTGTCGCTGGGCATCCGCACCGTCGGGGTGTTCACCGTCCCGGCGTCCGTGCTGCTCCTCGTGCTCTCCGTCCCCGTCGCCCGCGCGATCACCGTGGGCAGCGCGAGCCTCGACGCGGACGCCGCGCTCGGGAACACGATCTGGGCGCTCGCGCTGGGCATCCCCGCCCTCGCGATGTGGAGCGCCGTCCAGCGCGCGTACTACGCCTACGAGGACGCCCGGTCGCTGTTCTGGATCCAGGTCGCCATGGCCGTGGTCGTGGCGGGCGGCACGCTGAGCAGCCTGCTGTGGCTGCACCCGGCGAACTGGGTCCCCGCCGCGGGCGTGTGGATCTCCGTGTCCTACGGCATCGGCGCGCTCGTGGGCTTCCTCGGGCTGCGCCGTCGCCTGCCGAGCCTCGACGGGTCGCGCATCCTGCTCACGCACCTGCGCCTCACGCTCGCCGCCGTCCCGATGGCGCTCCTCGGCGGCCTCGCGATCGGGCTCTGGGGCGCCGACCGCGGGCTCGTCGTCTCCGTCGTCCAGCTCGTCGTGATCGGTGGCGCCATGGGGGCGCTGTACCTGTGGCTGGCGCAGCGCCTGGGCGTCACGGAGATCGCTTTCGTCACCTCGCGCGTCGCGTCGCTGGCGCGGCCGTTGACCGCGCGTCTGCGTACCATGACAGGAGCGCGACGGGGGGCCCCGCGCGAGACGACTTCGACGGGAGAGCACCGGGTGGTTTCCACCGACTCAGTCACCGGCGGCATGCTCCTCGCCGACCGATTCCTGGTGGGTGAGCAGATCACCGCCACGGCCACCGGCGTGCGCCGGTGGACCGGTCACGACTCCATCCTCGAACGGGACGTCGAGGTCCTCTCCGTCTCGGGCGACCACGCCGACGAGATGCTCGACGCCGCACGCCGGGCCGCCCTCGTCACCGACCCCCGCCTGCCCAAGGTGCTGCGCGTCGGCGAGTACGAGGGCACCGGCTACGTCGTGCTCGAGCCGCTCGGCGGCACCCCGCTGACCGACGTCCTGGCCCACGGTCCGCTGACCCCCGACGTCGCCCGCTCCGTCGCCGGCGAGGTCGCCGGGGCGCTCGAGGCCGGGCGCCGCCGCGGCGTCCACCACGGCGCGCTCACGGCGGACTCCGTGACGATCACGTCCGCCGGTGCCGTCCGCGTCGCCGGGCTCGGGGTCGACGGCGCCGCACGCGGCGTCAGCCGCAGCGCCGGCGAGGCCGCCCGGGCCGACGCCGAGTCGCTCGTCCACCTGCTGCGCACCATGCTCGGCGAGAAGGGCGACGACGCGGCTCGCGCCGAGCTGCTCGCCGCGGTTCCCGAGACCGTGCGCACCGCGTCCAACCTCGTCGTCGCGCTCGCGCCGTGGCGCCCCGTGCCCCCCGCGTCCGCGCTGACGGCCGGGCAGCCGGGTCCGACGTCGACCGCAGCGGTCGCGACGCTCGGCGAGGACGTCGACCCCGAGGCGACCCACGTCGCCGACGACGACGCGACCTCCACCCCCGCCCCGTTCGACCCCGAGGCCACCCACGTCGCCGGGTCCGAGGACCCCGCGAGCGACGAGGAGATCGTCGAGGCGCTGAGCAACAAGCTCGTCGCCGAGGCCGGCGCGACCGGCGCCCCGGGCGTTCCCGGCTGGGCGCCCACGCTGGCCGAGGGTCCGTCCACCGGCTCGTTCGCGGCCATCGACGCCGACGCCGTCCCGTCGTCCGGCCCGGCTGCGGCCGGGGACGGCGCCGTCGCCGCCGGAGCCGCAGGTGCGGGTACCGGTGCCGCGGTCGCGGGTGGGTCCGGCCTCGGCCGCACCGTGCGCGACTGGTTCCGTCGTCTCGACGCCGTGATCCCCGCCGAGCGCCACACGAGCGCCGCGTCCTCCGCGCCGATCGAGCCCGCCCCCGCGGGTGGGTCGCCAGGGACCGACGCCGCCGAGGGAGACCGTCGAGCCGAGGCAGAGCCCGAGCCCGACGTCCCCGTCGTCCCGCCCGACACGTCCGGCTGGACCGTCCGCCCGACGGGCAACCTCGAGGCGGCGCCGAGCACCTTCTCCGAGGCGCTCGGCGACCCCGCCACCCTCGCCGAGGCCCCGCCGTCGAGCCGCCACAGCTCCGGGGCGGGTGACGGCGCGATCGCCGCGTTCACCTCGGGCCTGCTGTCTCGGGTCGGCGCGAGGGGCGAGGACGACCCGGCCGGCACGACCGCGACCGGCAGCGAGCGCGAACCCGACGTCTCGGCCGATCACGACGACCATCACGACGACGACGTGGCTGCCGGCACGCACGTGCTGCCGGCCACCACCGCCGGCGCCGCCGTGACCTCGCGGATCTCCGAGGCCGCGGAGGCCGCCGAGCCGACGCCCGTACGGGGTCTGGAGCGCCCCGAGTTCCGACCGGTGCACCCGGCCCAGCCGGCCGACGCCCCGGCCCCGGCCTCCATCGTCGAGCCGACCCCCGCGCCCCGACCGGCGCCGAAGCCGACGAAGCAGCCGAAGCCCACGGCGCAGCCGAAGGCCCGCCCTGCGGCCGACCGACCGGTCTCCGCCGCCCGTGACGCCGACCGCTACGAGGTCCCGGACCGCCGCCCGCCCGGCCGCATCCCCGCGACACCGTTCGTCCTCGTCCTCGTCCTCGCCGGCGTGGTCTGGGTCTGCTACCTCGCCGTGACCTCGCTCTTCAACGCGGCCCGCGGCGGAAGCGACGAGCCGGCGCCGAGCCCGTCCACGACGTCGACCCAGACGCTGCTCGACGACTCGACCGCCGGCGTCGTCCTCGCGCTCGACGCCGCGGACGCCGACACCGACGCCGACATCACTGACGACGTCGCGGCCCCGCCGTCGCCCGCCGACCTGCCGGCGGGAACAACCACCCCGCCGAACCCGTTGCTGATCGTGGGACCGCCCCAGCGCTGA
- the trxB gene encoding thioredoxin-disulfide reductase → MSTADVRDVIIIGSGPAGYTAGVYAARADLKPLIIAGSVTAGGALMNTTEVENFPGFRDGIMGPDLMENMSAQAERFGAEIRYDDVTEVTLEGDVKVVTTAEGDVERARTVILATGSAYKELGLPDEKRLSGRGVSWCATCDGFFFRDQHIVVVGGGDSAVEEATFLTRFASKVTMVVRRDELRASKIMQARAAADPKIEMAWFSEVAAIHGAEKVTGVTLRDSRTGEERELDATGVFVAIGHLPRTDLVAGQIDLDDAGYIRVNHPTTATNLPGVFAAGDAVDHTYRQAITAAGTGCSAALDAERYLAALDQAAEAPEGSVGTVAVEETAPLPA, encoded by the coding sequence ATGAGCACCGCAGACGTTCGCGACGTCATCATCATCGGCTCCGGCCCCGCCGGGTACACGGCCGGTGTCTACGCCGCCCGCGCCGACCTCAAGCCGCTGATCATCGCCGGCAGCGTCACCGCCGGTGGCGCGCTGATGAACACCACCGAGGTCGAGAACTTCCCCGGCTTCCGCGACGGCATCATGGGCCCCGACCTCATGGAGAACATGAGCGCCCAGGCCGAGCGGTTCGGCGCCGAGATCCGCTACGACGACGTCACCGAGGTCACCCTCGAGGGTGACGTCAAGGTCGTCACGACGGCGGAGGGTGACGTCGAGCGTGCGCGCACCGTCATCCTCGCGACCGGCTCCGCCTACAAGGAGCTCGGGCTGCCCGACGAGAAGCGTCTGTCGGGTCGCGGCGTCTCCTGGTGCGCGACGTGCGACGGGTTCTTCTTCCGCGACCAGCACATCGTCGTCGTCGGCGGCGGCGACTCCGCCGTCGAGGAGGCCACGTTCCTCACACGCTTCGCCTCGAAGGTGACGATGGTCGTGCGCCGCGACGAGCTGCGGGCCTCGAAGATCATGCAGGCGCGCGCCGCCGCCGACCCGAAGATCGAGATGGCCTGGTTCTCCGAGGTCGCCGCGATCCACGGCGCCGAGAAGGTCACGGGCGTGACGCTGCGCGACTCCCGCACGGGCGAGGAGCGCGAGCTCGACGCCACGGGCGTGTTCGTCGCGATCGGCCACCTGCCGCGCACTGACCTCGTCGCCGGTCAGATCGACCTCGACGACGCCGGCTACATCCGGGTCAACCACCCCACGACGGCCACCAACCTGCCGGGTGTGTTCGCGGCGGGCGACGCCGTCGACCACACCTACCGCCAGGCGATCACCGCTGCCGGCACCGGGTGCTCCGCCGCGCTCGACGCCGAGCGCTACCTCGCTGCTCTCGACCAGGCAGCCGAGGCGCCCGAGGGCAGCGTCGGCACGGTCGCCGTCGAGGAGACGGCCCCGCTGCCCGCCTGA
- the trxA gene encoding thioredoxin yields the protein MTTINDVTDETFASEVLDAPGVVLVDFWASWCRPCTQVEPVLAELATELEGRVRVVKLDADENPLTVQRFGITSLPTLMIVADGQVVTQLIGARPKAAIREALTSHVAA from the coding sequence GTGACCACCATCAACGACGTGACCGACGAGACGTTCGCCTCCGAGGTCCTCGACGCCCCCGGCGTCGTCCTCGTGGACTTCTGGGCCTCGTGGTGCCGTCCGTGCACCCAGGTCGAGCCGGTCCTGGCCGAGCTCGCCACCGAGCTGGAGGGCCGCGTCCGCGTGGTCAAGCTGGACGCCGACGAGAACCCGCTGACCGTGCAGCGGTTCGGGATCACGTCGCTGCCCACGCTGATGATCGTGGCCGACGGCCAGGTCGTCACCCAGCTCATCGGCGCCCGTCCCAAGGCAGCCATCCGAGAGGCCCTGACCTCCCACGTCGCCGCCTGA
- a CDS encoding PLP-dependent aminotransferase family protein: MSAQPQVGTRLDPWYGSYSQRTHGMKASEIRALFAVANRPEVVSLAGGMPNIADLPMDSIADAVADLLRRDGSRALQYGSGQGDPVLREQITDVMALEHVNAHPDDVVVTTGSQQALDLVARIFLDPGDVVVAEAPSYVGALGVFRAYEAEVVHTPMDAHGLIPEALDEVLTALAARGRRAKFLYTVPNFHNPGGVTLSLERRPRVIEVARKHGVLILEDNPYGLLGFDGEPLPALASMAPDDVVYLGSFSKTFAPGYRIGWALAPHAVREKLVLASESAILCPSNAGQLAVSTYLSQFDWRGQVKEYRRMYAERRDAMVGALHEHLPAASWTTPEGGFYVWLKLPEGLDAREMLPRAVTSLVAYVPGTAFYADGSGAGHLRLSYCYPTPERIVEGVRRLAGVVNAESDLVAMFGTAPSRAGGVEQPGPGTL, translated from the coding sequence GTGAGCGCTCAGCCGCAGGTGGGCACCCGCCTCGACCCCTGGTACGGGTCGTACTCCCAGCGCACGCACGGCATGAAGGCGTCGGAGATCCGCGCCCTCTTCGCCGTCGCGAACCGGCCCGAGGTCGTCTCGCTCGCCGGCGGCATGCCGAACATCGCCGACCTCCCGATGGACTCGATCGCCGACGCCGTCGCCGATCTCCTGCGCCGCGACGGCTCGCGCGCCCTGCAGTACGGCTCGGGCCAGGGCGACCCGGTGCTGCGCGAGCAGATCACCGACGTGATGGCCCTCGAGCACGTCAACGCCCACCCGGACGACGTCGTCGTCACCACCGGCTCCCAGCAGGCCCTGGACCTGGTCGCGCGGATCTTCCTCGACCCCGGCGACGTCGTCGTGGCCGAGGCTCCGAGCTACGTGGGGGCGCTCGGCGTCTTCCGCGCGTACGAGGCCGAGGTCGTCCACACCCCGATGGACGCGCACGGGCTGATCCCGGAGGCGCTCGACGAGGTCCTCACCGCCCTCGCGGCCCGCGGCCGCCGCGCGAAGTTCCTCTACACGGTGCCGAACTTCCACAACCCGGGCGGCGTCACGCTGTCGCTCGAGCGTCGACCGCGCGTCATCGAGGTGGCGCGCAAGCACGGCGTCCTCATCCTCGAGGACAACCCGTACGGCCTGCTCGGGTTCGACGGCGAGCCGCTGCCCGCCCTGGCCTCGATGGCGCCCGACGACGTCGTCTACCTCGGCTCGTTCTCCAAGACCTTCGCGCCCGGCTACCGCATCGGGTGGGCGCTCGCGCCGCACGCGGTGCGCGAGAAGCTGGTGCTCGCCAGCGAGTCGGCGATCCTGTGCCCCTCCAACGCCGGCCAGCTCGCCGTCTCGACGTACCTGTCGCAGTTCGACTGGCGCGGCCAGGTCAAGGAGTACCGGCGGATGTACGCCGAGCGTCGCGACGCGATGGTCGGGGCGCTGCACGAGCACCTGCCCGCGGCCTCGTGGACGACGCCGGAGGGCGGCTTCTACGTGTGGCTGAAGCTCCCCGAGGGTCTGGACGCCCGGGAGATGCTGCCGCGCGCCGTCACGTCGCTGGTCGCCTACGTGCCCGGGACAGCGTTCTACGCCGACGGCTCGGGCGCCGGCCACCTGCGGCTGTCCTACTGCTACCCGACGCCGGAGCGCATCGTCGAGGGCGTGCGTCGCCTCGCGGGCGTCGTGAACGCGGAGTCCGACCTCGTCGCGATGTTCGGCACCGCGCCGTCGCGCGCCGGCGGCGTCGAGCAGCCCGGTCCGGGCACGCTGTGA
- a CDS encoding D-alanine--D-alanine ligase family protein — MDPGQPLEVLVLAGGLSHERDVSLRSGRRVAEALEDAGATATVHDVDADLLATIDAHRPDVVWPLLHGSTGEDGSIRDLLELLGVPAVGTGAAGSRISWSKPVSKTILARAGVATPASVTLPESIFREVGARAVLDRVVDRLGLPLVVKPSKGGSALGVSLVTTAEQLPRAMVSCFSYGDVALIEQAVTGVELGVSVVDLGEGPRALPPVEIVVDDGLYDYDARYNAGRTEFFVPARLGAEALEAARTTAETAHRVLGLRGLSRTDMIVDADGVPWFLEVNSAPGMTETSLFPLAAEADGLGLPELYLQVARAAAHA; from the coding sequence GTGGATCCCGGGCAGCCGCTCGAGGTGCTCGTCCTCGCCGGCGGGCTCTCTCACGAGCGCGACGTGTCGCTGCGGTCCGGGCGTCGGGTCGCCGAGGCGCTCGAGGACGCCGGCGCGACGGCGACCGTGCACGACGTCGACGCCGATCTCCTGGCCACGATCGACGCCCACCGTCCCGACGTCGTGTGGCCGCTGCTGCACGGGTCGACGGGCGAGGACGGCTCCATCCGCGACCTTCTCGAGCTGCTCGGCGTGCCGGCCGTGGGTACCGGCGCGGCCGGCTCACGGATCTCGTGGAGCAAGCCAGTGAGCAAGACGATTCTGGCGCGTGCCGGCGTCGCCACGCCCGCGTCCGTGACGCTGCCGGAGTCGATCTTCCGCGAGGTGGGGGCACGAGCCGTGCTGGACCGTGTCGTCGACCGCCTGGGGCTACCGCTCGTGGTGAAGCCGTCCAAGGGCGGCTCGGCGCTCGGCGTCTCCCTCGTGACGACGGCGGAGCAGCTGCCCCGCGCGATGGTCTCGTGCTTCTCCTACGGCGATGTCGCGCTGATCGAGCAGGCCGTGACCGGCGTCGAGCTCGGTGTGTCCGTGGTTGACCTCGGCGAGGGTCCGCGCGCTCTGCCGCCCGTGGAGATCGTGGTCGACGACGGGCTGTACGACTACGACGCGCGCTACAACGCCGGCCGCACCGAGTTCTTCGTGCCGGCACGGCTCGGCGCCGAGGCGCTCGAGGCCGCGCGGACGACGGCGGAGACGGCCCACCGGGTGCTCGGCCTGCGCGGGCTGTCGCGGACCGACATGATCGTCGACGCCGACGGCGTGCCGTGGTTCCTCGAGGTCAACAGCGCCCCCGGGATGACCGAGACGTCGCTGTTCCCGCTCGCCGCCGAGGCGGACGGCCTCGGCCTGCCGGAGCTGTACCTGCAGGTCGCCCGCGCCGCCGCGCACGCCTGA
- a CDS encoding ParB/RepB/Spo0J family partition protein, whose translation MSEKRRTGLGKGLGALIPTAPTASRPVDVFFPAGLPTTSHDDASSIEIRNGVDSETRIAESHASHTAASQDSDSNVSTNDLVPVSGAYFAEIPVDDVHANANQPRQVFDEDDLAELAASIREVGVLQPIVVRPVGDRFEIVMGERRWRATRLAGLETVPAIVRETSDTDLLRDALLENLHRAQLNPLEEAAAYQQLLEDFGCTHEELATRIARSRPQISNMLRLLRLPPAVQRRVAAGVLSAGHARALLGLTEPAAMERLAHRIVAEGLSVRATEEIVALGDDDDPLRPELRRRPRTGAHAAELDDLSRRLSDRWDTKVKIALGQRKGRIAIEFANVDDLNRIIEALAPQEATPLAGAAGAGAAATTATPG comes from the coding sequence ATGAGCGAGAAGCGACGGACAGGACTCGGCAAGGGACTGGGTGCTCTCATCCCCACGGCGCCGACAGCCTCGCGGCCGGTCGACGTCTTCTTCCCCGCCGGTCTCCCGACCACGTCCCACGACGACGCCTCGTCGATCGAGATCCGCAACGGCGTCGACTCGGAGACTCGGATCGCGGAGTCGCACGCGAGCCACACCGCCGCCTCTCAGGACTCGGACTCGAACGTCAGTACGAACGATCTCGTTCCTGTGAGCGGGGCCTACTTCGCCGAGATTCCCGTCGACGACGTCCACGCCAACGCCAACCAGCCCCGCCAGGTCTTCGACGAGGACGACCTCGCCGAGCTCGCGGCGTCGATCCGCGAGGTGGGCGTCCTCCAGCCGATCGTCGTCCGGCCGGTCGGCGACCGCTTCGAGATCGTCATGGGTGAGCGCCGGTGGCGCGCCACCCGTCTCGCCGGACTCGAGACCGTCCCGGCGATCGTCCGGGAGACGTCCGACACCGACCTCCTCCGGGACGCGCTGCTCGAGAACCTCCACCGCGCCCAGCTGAACCCGCTCGAGGAGGCGGCCGCCTACCAGCAGCTCCTCGAGGACTTCGGGTGCACGCACGAGGAGCTCGCCACTCGCATCGCGAGGTCACGTCCGCAGATCTCCAACATGCTTCGTCTGCTCCGCCTCCCGCCGGCCGTGCAGCGCCGCGTCGCCGCCGGGGTGCTGTCCGCCGGGCATGCCCGGGCCCTGCTGGGTCTCACCGAGCCGGCCGCGATGGAGCGCCTGGCGCACCGCATCGTCGCCGAGGGCCTGAGTGTCCGCGCCACCGAGGAGATCGTCGCCCTCGGCGACGACGACGACCCGCTGCGACCCGAGCTCCGCCGTCGTCCCCGCACCGGCGCGCACGCGGCCGAGCTGGACGACCTGAGCCGCCGTCTTTCCGACCGCTGGGACACGAAGGTGAAGATCGCCCTCGGTCAGCGCAAGGGACGCATCGCCATCGAGTTCGCCAACGTGGATGACCTCAACCGCATCATCGAGGCTCTGGCTCCGCAGGAGGCGACGCCGCTCGCCGGGGCAGCCGGGGCCGGCGCGGCCGCGACCACAGCCACCCCCGGGTAG
- a CDS encoding AAA family ATPase: MTDVRPTGEDSLDDAARRAALLESIPDVGIDTPLGAQVATDQRRHAVISGSTFETPSQTRVFTVANQKGGVGKTTTAVNIAAAMTRAGLTVLVIDNDPQGNASTALGIEHGSGTPSTYDVLLGDSSMAEVVQTSPYNDKLLCVPSTIDLSGAEIELVTVDSRETRLREALRSYLVHRTAEGLGRIDYVFIDCPPSLGLLTVNAFSAAAEVLIPIQCEYYALEGLSQLLKNIELIRAHLNPALTVSTILLTMSDVRTNLAREVAAEVREHFAEQTLRTVIPRSVRISEAPSYGQSVIQYDPSSSGALAYAEAAREISRRPGPTTSTTSEDGTA; encoded by the coding sequence GTGACCGATGTACGACCTACCGGCGAGGACTCGCTCGACGACGCCGCGCGGCGGGCGGCGCTCCTGGAGTCCATCCCGGACGTCGGGATCGACACCCCCCTGGGCGCCCAGGTGGCGACCGACCAGCGACGGCACGCCGTGATCTCCGGTTCGACCTTCGAGACCCCGTCTCAGACCCGCGTCTTCACGGTGGCGAACCAGAAGGGCGGGGTCGGTAAGACGACAACGGCCGTGAACATCGCGGCCGCGATGACCCGGGCCGGCCTGACCGTGCTGGTGATCGACAACGACCCGCAGGGCAACGCCTCGACGGCCCTCGGCATCGAGCACGGGTCCGGAACGCCGTCGACGTACGACGTCCTCCTCGGCGACTCGTCGATGGCCGAGGTGGTTCAGACCTCGCCCTACAACGACAAGCTGCTCTGCGTCCCCTCCACGATCGACCTCTCTGGCGCCGAGATCGAGCTCGTGACCGTGGATTCACGTGAAACACGCCTCCGCGAGGCGCTGCGGTCCTACCTCGTGCATCGGACGGCCGAAGGGCTGGGGCGTATCGACTACGTCTTCATCGACTGCCCCCCGAGCCTCGGACTTCTCACGGTGAACGCCTTCAGCGCCGCGGCCGAGGTGCTCATCCCGATCCAGTGCGAGTACTACGCGCTCGAGGGCCTGAGCCAGCTTCTCAAGAACATCGAGCTCATCCGGGCGCACCTGAACCCGGCGCTCACGGTGTCGACCATCCTCCTCACCATGAGCGATGTCCGCACGAATCTCGCCCGGGAGGTCGCGGCCGAGGTGCGCGAGCACTTCGCGGAACAGACGCTCCGCACGGTGATCCCACGCTCGGTGCGCATCTCCGAGGCCCCGAGCTACGGCCAGTCGGTGATCCAGTACGACCCCTCGTCGTCCGGCGCCCTGGCCTACGCCGAAGCAGCCCGCGAGATCAGCCGGCGCCCCGGCCCCACGACCAGCACCACCAGCGAGGACGGCACAGCATGA
- the rsmG gene encoding 16S rRNA (guanine(527)-N(7))-methyltransferase RsmG, whose translation MTTRDGDAAVTASEAAPGESPAIETNDGGVLVVDEVGSRRALGLGFDDAVGFAELLRTHGEERGLIGPREIDRLWTRHIVNSAAVAPYLPESGVVADVGSGAGLPGIVLAAMRPDLEFHLVEPMERRVEWLKLVATTLSLDNVVLHQNQAQELHGKLVCQAVTARAVAALDKLARWTWPLVARGGALVAMKGARASEELAAAQPVLKKLPGAGVGVVHEVDVLGDGDVTRVVEIRRA comes from the coding sequence GTGACGACGAGGGATGGTGACGCCGCGGTGACGGCTTCTGAGGCAGCTCCCGGCGAGAGCCCGGCGATCGAGACGAACGACGGCGGGGTTCTCGTCGTCGACGAGGTCGGTAGCCGCCGGGCGCTCGGGCTCGGATTCGACGACGCCGTGGGGTTCGCCGAGCTGCTCCGGACGCACGGTGAGGAGCGGGGCCTGATCGGCCCCCGCGAGATCGACCGTCTGTGGACGCGGCACATCGTGAACTCGGCGGCCGTCGCGCCGTACCTGCCGGAGTCCGGTGTCGTGGCGGACGTCGGATCGGGAGCAGGTCTCCCCGGCATCGTTCTCGCGGCGATGCGACCCGACCTGGAGTTCCACCTCGTCGAGCCGATGGAGCGCCGGGTCGAGTGGTTGAAACTTGTAGCGACAACCTTATCCCTCGACAACGTCGTGCTGCACCAGAACCAGGCCCAGGAGCTCCACGGAAAGCTGGTCTGCCAAGCCGTGACTGCCAGGGCCGTGGCCGCGCTCGACAAGCTGGCTCGCTGGACCTGGCCGCTCGTCGCCCGCGGCGGCGCCCTCGTCGCGATGAAGGGTGCCCGGGCGTCGGAGGAGCTGGCGGCAGCGCAGCCGGTGCTGAAGAAGCTGCCGGGTGCGGGCGTCGGCGTGGTTCATGAGGTCGATGTGCTCGGTGACGGTGACGTGACTCGCGTGGTGGAGATCCGGCGGGCCTGA
- a CDS encoding protein jag, with amino-acid sequence MTNDDTGVAAVETPPAPTRLEEEGEVAADYLEELLDIADLDGDIDIGVEHGRAAVEIVSDEDPGALTRLVGAEGEVLDALQELTRLAVQARTGERSRLMLDVAGHRAAQRRDLEALATEAIADVKSSGESVALDAMNPFERKVVHDAVAAAGLTSDSEGVEPNRRVVIRPS; translated from the coding sequence ATGACGAACGACGACACCGGCGTCGCCGCGGTGGAGACACCGCCCGCTCCGACCCGCCTCGAGGAGGAGGGTGAGGTCGCGGCGGACTACCTGGAGGAGCTGCTCGACATCGCCGACCTCGACGGGGACATCGACATCGGCGTGGAGCACGGTCGCGCCGCCGTGGAGATCGTCTCCGACGAGGACCCGGGTGCGCTGACGCGTCTCGTGGGTGCCGAGGGCGAGGTGCTGGACGCCCTCCAGGAGCTCACCCGTCTCGCCGTGCAGGCCCGGACGGGCGAGCGCAGCCGGCTGATGCTCGACGTCGCCGGACACCGCGCGGCGCAGCGTCGCGACCTCGAGGCCCTCGCGACCGAGGCGATCGCCGACGTGAAGTCGTCCGGTGAGTCCGTCGCCCTCGACGCGATGAACCCGTTCGAGCGCAAGGTGGTCCACGATGCCGTGGCCGCCGCCGGACTGACGTCAGACTCCGAGGGTGTCGAGCCCAACCGCCGCGTGGTCATCCGGCCCTCCTGA